In a single window of the Pseudocalidococcus azoricus BACA0444 genome:
- a CDS encoding pentapeptide repeat-containing protein, which produces MTSLNREEFIQAYLAGERNFCGANLPKLDYFEALLADVNLTAANLAQAYLPYAQLQRAILIEANFTEAELGDTQLYQANLTGANLAGANLSRANLRAANLQGANLQGADLTRADLRGANLAGADLRDAILSRANLDAAVLDQAQLQGTNLFQSTGLESKGIIYDFRTKFPDGHHQHCS; this is translated from the coding sequence ATGACCAGCTTAAATCGTGAGGAATTCATTCAAGCCTATCTGGCCGGAGAGCGTAATTTTTGCGGAGCGAACCTGCCCAAATTAGACTATTTTGAGGCTTTGCTGGCGGATGTGAATTTAACTGCAGCTAATCTTGCCCAGGCCTACCTCCCTTATGCCCAACTCCAACGCGCCATCCTAATTGAAGCCAATTTTACGGAGGCGGAACTAGGAGATACTCAACTCTACCAGGCCAACTTAACAGGAGCAAACCTAGCTGGGGCCAATCTTTCTCGGGCTAACCTTCGGGCAGCAAACCTACAGGGGGCCAATTTACAGGGGGCCGATCTAACGCGAGCCGATCTGCGGGGGGCGAACTTGGCAGGGGCTGATTTACGAGATGCCATTTTAAGCCGGGCCAACTTAGACGCAGCAGTCCTAGATCAGGCCCAACTCCAAGGCACAAACTTGTTTCAAAGTACGGGTCTGGAGAGCAAGGGAATCATTTACGACTTTCGCACCAAGTTTCCCGATGGCCATCATCAACATTGCAGTTAA
- a CDS encoding SagB/ThcOx family dehydrogenase, with amino-acid sequence MSLAQHYHERTKYDPVTIRQRGKALDFSQQPIPYKDYKFGHLINLKQLPADLDPNLGERLSRFFYLSYGITAAVATTGDPYYLRAAPSAGGLYPAELYLIARQDSCLPAGLYNYQARPHGLIHFWESNVWSALQSACFWHPVLDHVTLAVVLTAVFYRSAWRYEDRAYRRIGLDLGHLLGNIELAANLNDFRAHLLGGFVDSALNDLLYLDGDQEAAFVVIGLADLLKVSENLPHLPTALPSPVCPTIPKIAAGDLLHECHQASQITATDLTYTPKPQADPDGVVLDLCTGVAIMPPPEPEPEPEPEPTPDLYDFPGLTRVHLGVEPINWQQNCTGLENTMLRRRSTRVYSGGSITQAQLAQILDFAYHPEHYQPQGLDETPDYFCLNLIKTFVAVSEVKGLEAGCYYYAPQAKELRQIRFKNFRTELHHLSLGQELGRDAAAVVFQTANLEAAITELGERAYRYLHMDAGHLGQRLNLAAMQLNLGASGIAGFFDDQVNEVLGIPVDDAVLYLTTLGVPA; translated from the coding sequence ATGTCTCTGGCCCAGCACTATCACGAGCGCACCAAATACGATCCAGTCACCATTCGGCAACGGGGCAAAGCCTTAGATTTTAGTCAGCAGCCGATTCCCTATAAGGACTATAAGTTTGGGCATCTGATTAACCTGAAGCAACTACCCGCAGATTTGGATCCCAACCTAGGTGAGCGTTTATCCCGCTTTTTCTATCTGAGTTATGGCATTACCGCCGCCGTTGCCACCACTGGAGACCCCTACTATTTACGGGCGGCCCCCTCGGCAGGTGGACTCTATCCGGCTGAACTGTATCTGATTGCCCGTCAAGATAGTTGCTTACCCGCTGGACTTTATAACTACCAGGCCCGCCCCCACGGTTTGATTCACTTCTGGGAAAGTAATGTCTGGTCGGCGTTGCAATCGGCCTGTTTTTGGCATCCGGTTTTAGATCATGTCACCTTGGCGGTAGTGCTGACGGCGGTGTTCTATCGCTCGGCCTGGCGCTATGAGGATCGGGCTTATCGGCGGATTGGCCTGGATTTGGGTCATTTGCTGGGTAACATTGAACTGGCCGCCAACTTGAATGATTTCCGGGCCCATTTGCTGGGGGGTTTTGTGGACTCGGCCTTGAATGATTTGCTCTACTTAGATGGCGATCAAGAGGCAGCCTTTGTTGTGATTGGTTTGGCGGATCTCCTGAAAGTTTCCGAAAATTTGCCCCATTTACCCACAGCCCTTCCCTCCCCCGTCTGTCCCACGATTCCCAAAATTGCTGCTGGGGATTTGCTCCATGAATGTCACCAAGCCAGTCAAATTACGGCAACCGACTTAACCTATACCCCCAAGCCCCAGGCCGACCCCGATGGTGTGGTTTTAGATTTATGTACGGGTGTAGCCATCATGCCACCCCCAGAACCGGAACCTGAGCCAGAGCCGGAACCCACCCCAGATTTATATGATTTTCCGGGCTTAACTCGCGTTCACTTAGGGGTAGAGCCAATCAACTGGCAACAAAATTGCACTGGCCTGGAAAACACTATGTTACGGCGGCGTTCAACTCGAGTCTATTCGGGTGGCAGTATCACCCAGGCCCAACTGGCCCAAATTTTGGATTTTGCCTATCACCCCGAACATTATCAACCCCAAGGCCTGGATGAGACCCCGGATTATTTCTGTTTGAACTTGATTAAAACCTTTGTCGCCGTCTCTGAGGTGAAAGGTCTTGAGGCTGGCTGTTACTATTATGCGCCCCAGGCCAAGGAACTCCGCCAAATCCGGTTTAAGAATTTCCGCACCGAACTTCATCACCTCAGCTTGGGCCAGGAATTGGGGCGGGATGCGGCGGCGGTGGTCTTTCAAACGGCGAATTTAGAAGCGGCGATTACGGAATTGGGAGAACGGGCCTATCGCTACTTGCACATGGATGCCGGACATTTGGGCCAACGCCTCAACTTAGCCGCCATGCAGTTAAATTTGGGTGCCAGTGGCATTGCCGGATTTTTTGATGATCAGGTGAATGAAGTGCTGGGGATCCCAGTGGATGATGCTGTCTTGTATTTAACCACTTTGGGAGTACCGGCCTAG
- a CDS encoding Rrf2 family transcriptional regulator, whose translation MKLTTRGHYSVKALLDLSLQPNYGPASVRDIAQRQDLPAPYLEKLLIELRRAGLVNSLRGSQGGYQLAQVPGKISLGQILQAVGESSQPLFLDDTPPDLAAADWVTVSLWKRLDQKLRDALFNISLEDLYYDARSWQAAQGESASFVV comes from the coding sequence ATGAAGTTAACCACCCGCGGCCATTACAGCGTGAAAGCCCTACTGGATCTCAGCTTGCAGCCCAACTACGGCCCCGCTTCAGTCCGTGACATTGCCCAACGCCAGGATTTACCGGCCCCCTATTTAGAAAAACTCCTCATCGAACTACGCCGGGCGGGGTTAGTCAATTCTTTACGGGGTTCCCAAGGTGGCTATCAATTGGCTCAAGTTCCGGGTAAAATTTCTCTGGGGCAAATCCTCCAGGCCGTGGGTGAATCGAGCCAGCCCTTATTCTTAGACGATACTCCCCCAGATTTAGCCGCTGCCGATTGGGTCACAGTTAGCCTTTGGAAACGCCTCGATCAAAAGTTAAGGGATGCTCTGTTTAATATTTCCCTTGAAGATTTATATTACGATGCCCGCAGTTGGCAAGCGGCCCAAGGAGAAAGTGCCAGTTTTGTGGTTTAA
- the lepB gene encoding signal peptidase I has translation MTSHNSSSLWQRLWQAQKGNLLLILIALGLALLLRFWVAESRYIPSESMEPTLWPGDRIVVEKISYYQRSPKAGDIVVFQPPPYLQAFGYKPDQAFIKRVIGLPGQVVQVHQGRVYVDGLPLPEPYIAEPPNYELPPVRVPEHSLFVMGDNRNNSNDSHVWGFLPENSLLGRAAFCYWPLEHWGPIQSTIEARLETLPGDSG, from the coding sequence ATGACTTCTCACAACTCCTCTTCTCTCTGGCAACGGCTCTGGCAGGCCCAAAAAGGAAATTTGCTTTTGATTTTGATTGCTTTGGGGTTAGCTCTGCTCTTACGGTTTTGGGTCGCGGAGTCGCGCTATATTCCTTCAGAGTCTATGGAACCGACCCTCTGGCCTGGAGATCGAATTGTAGTCGAGAAGATTTCCTACTATCAGCGTTCTCCCAAAGCTGGTGATATTGTCGTGTTTCAGCCACCGCCCTACCTCCAAGCCTTTGGCTATAAACCCGATCAAGCCTTTATTAAGCGAGTGATTGGCCTGCCTGGACAAGTTGTACAAGTTCATCAAGGAAGGGTTTATGTAGATGGCTTACCTTTACCTGAGCCGTATATTGCTGAACCACCCAACTATGAACTTCCGCCCGTGCGAGTGCCTGAGCATAGCTTGTTTGTCATGGGGGATAACCGCAATAACAGTAATGATTCCCATGTTTGGGGGTTTCTTCCAGAAAATTCCCTATTGGGGCGGGCTGCTTTTTGTTACTGGCCACTAGAGCATTGGGGGCCAATTCAATCCACAATTGAAGCTAGGCTAGAAACCCTCCCAGGTGATAGCGGGTGA